A single window of Fibrobacter sp. UWR2 DNA harbors:
- a CDS encoding YbjQ family protein, giving the protein MQIVTTDFITGKEIETIQVVKGSVVFSKNVVRDIFAGLKTIIGGEIAGYTEMLNDARNIAMQRMIDEASRIGGDAVVNVRFATSSVMAGSSEIIVYGTAVKFK; this is encoded by the coding sequence ATGCAGATTGTAACGACAGACTTTATTACGGGCAAGGAAATTGAGACTATCCAGGTGGTCAAGGGCAGTGTCGTGTTCAGCAAGAACGTTGTGCGCGATATTTTTGCGGGCCTCAAGACGATTATCGGTGGCGAAATTGCCGGCTATACCGAGATGCTGAACGATGCTCGCAACATCGCGATGCAGCGCATGATAGACGAAGCGTCCCGTATCGGTGGTGACGCTGTTGTGAACGTGCGCTTTGCGACGTCATCTGTCATGGCGGGGTCGTCCGAAATTATCGTGTACGGGACTGCCGTGAAATTCAAGTAA
- the argC gene encoding N-acetyl-gamma-glutamyl-phosphate reductase gives MFKVFVDGEAGTTGLQIYERLAKRTDIEVLRIAPELRKDVNERKRLINESDVTFLCLPDAAAIESAALCENPNTRVIDASTAHRVNPAWTYGMPELSAAQREAIAKSRRIANPGCHASGFILGVYPLVAAGILPKNANLSAYSITGYSGGGKKLIAEYEEAAAMEHKAGESKAIMAPAPYALALSHKHLPEMKKYCELENTPFFNPVLGPFYKGMAVTVSIFANALNKKLGPEGLTEILAKHYEGSRFVKVMPYEAAPTLFNGRLDPTVCNDTNNARIQVFGNENVMQVTTIIDNLGKGASGAAIQNMNIALGLDEGISL, from the coding sequence ATGTTCAAAGTTTTTGTTGACGGCGAAGCAGGAACGACCGGCCTGCAGATTTACGAGAGGCTCGCAAAGCGCACCGATATCGAAGTGCTGCGCATCGCCCCCGAACTCCGCAAGGATGTAAACGAACGCAAGAGGCTCATCAACGAGTCCGACGTGACGTTCCTTTGCCTGCCCGATGCGGCAGCGATTGAAAGTGCCGCCCTCTGCGAAAACCCGAACACCCGCGTTATCGACGCCTCTACGGCGCATCGCGTAAACCCTGCGTGGACCTACGGCATGCCCGAACTCTCGGCGGCCCAGCGCGAGGCGATTGCAAAGAGCAGGCGCATCGCGAACCCCGGCTGTCACGCCTCGGGATTCATTCTCGGCGTTTACCCGCTGGTTGCCGCAGGCATCCTCCCGAAGAACGCGAACCTTTCGGCATACAGCATTACCGGTTATTCCGGCGGCGGCAAGAAGCTCATCGCCGAATACGAAGAAGCAGCCGCAATGGAACACAAGGCCGGCGAATCAAAGGCCATCATGGCCCCCGCCCCCTACGCGCTTGCGCTTAGCCACAAGCACCTGCCCGAAATGAAGAAGTACTGCGAACTGGAGAACACACCGTTCTTCAATCCGGTACTCGGCCCCTTCTACAAGGGCATGGCGGTGACGGTTTCCATCTTCGCGAATGCGCTCAACAAGAAGCTCGGTCCCGAAGGCCTCACCGAAATATTGGCAAAGCACTACGAAGGCAGCCGTTTCGTGAAGGTGATGCCCTATGAAGCAGCCCCCACGCTATTCAACGGAAGGCTTGACCCGACGGTCTGCAACGACACAAATAACGCCCGCATCCAGGTTTTCGGCAACGAGAACGTAATGCAGGTGACGACTATTATCGACAACCTGGGCAAGGGCGCCAGCGGCGCCGCCATCCAGAACATGAACATCGCACTCGGACTAGACGAAGGAATCAGCCTTTAA
- a CDS encoding NAD(P)/FAD-dependent oxidoreductase: MMLTYRYRELAVALEKKGEVRHALARELRLNPEEIFNLVVERFALDSRRKGAPHWSYNVIFDVARPLHASGNAARGLIEATRERESLESDPLTASVPMASHVDVIGAGPAGLWAALHLLRRGFTVDLYEQGKTVEERFRDIRRFFADRIFNEHSNVLFGEGGAGAFSDGKLNTRSRNIFSETVLRDMVDFGVDESVVTFAKPHIGTDRLVLMLRQIRAEIARLGGKIHFNTALEDVEIKEGRICAIKLNELNSAARWQKCEALVLATGHSARGIYELLAARGVTLESKAFAMGVRVEHPQALINLRQLGKGVDTRLTGAAEYFLATPTLNKTSSAYSFCMCPGGVLVPCASEPGTLATNGMSYSRRNGHTANGAIVVPVEASETTFGGLDFQRKTERDAFEVGGKAYAAPAQTIKSFLAHHADRNLPKTTYPCGLVACNMWDWLDKKICKSLAEGFQNFDRKIPGFIEQGLIVAPETRTSSPVRITRNNDTLESVNTQGLFVLGEGAGYSGGIVTSAADGVRLAVRAKRSE; this comes from the coding sequence ATGATGCTCACCTACCGCTACAGAGAATTGGCCGTAGCCCTCGAAAAGAAGGGTGAAGTACGCCATGCCTTGGCGCGCGAACTGCGCTTGAACCCTGAGGAGATATTTAATCTAGTGGTAGAGAGGTTTGCGCTGGACAGCCGCCGCAAGGGAGCACCACACTGGAGTTACAACGTCATCTTTGACGTAGCGCGCCCGCTACACGCCTCGGGCAATGCGGCCCGCGGGCTAATCGAGGCTACACGGGAGCGCGAATCACTAGAAAGTGACCCGCTTACCGCAAGCGTTCCGATGGCAAGCCATGTGGACGTTATCGGAGCGGGCCCCGCAGGGCTGTGGGCAGCCCTCCACCTGCTGCGTCGCGGATTCACCGTCGATTTGTACGAGCAGGGAAAAACCGTAGAGGAGCGGTTCCGCGACATCCGCAGGTTCTTCGCCGACCGAATCTTCAACGAACATTCCAACGTACTGTTCGGCGAAGGCGGGGCCGGCGCATTCAGTGACGGCAAGCTCAACACCCGCAGCCGCAATATTTTTTCGGAAACGGTCCTGCGCGACATGGTGGATTTCGGCGTAGACGAAAGTGTCGTGACGTTTGCGAAACCGCACATTGGCACCGACAGGCTCGTGCTGATGCTGCGCCAGATCCGCGCGGAGATTGCACGGCTCGGCGGGAAGATACACTTCAATACCGCGCTTGAGGATGTGGAAATCAAGGAAGGCCGGATTTGCGCGATTAAATTAAATGAATTAAACAGCGCCGCCCGCTGGCAAAAGTGCGAAGCCCTGGTACTTGCCACGGGGCATTCCGCCCGCGGGATTTATGAACTCCTGGCCGCCCGCGGGGTGACACTCGAAAGCAAGGCCTTCGCGATGGGCGTACGCGTAGAACACCCGCAGGCCCTTATCAACCTCAGGCAACTCGGGAAGGGCGTAGACACGCGCCTCACGGGTGCCGCCGAATACTTCCTCGCCACCCCGACACTTAACAAGACGAGCAGCGCCTACAGTTTCTGCATGTGCCCGGGTGGAGTCCTGGTGCCCTGCGCATCGGAACCGGGAACGCTCGCCACCAACGGCATGAGCTACAGCCGCCGCAACGGGCACACCGCAAACGGCGCGATTGTCGTACCCGTAGAAGCGAGCGAGACGACCTTCGGCGGGCTCGATTTCCAGCGCAAGACGGAACGAGACGCCTTCGAGGTCGGCGGCAAGGCATACGCCGCACCGGCACAGACCATCAAATCATTCCTCGCCCACCACGCCGACAGAAATTTGCCCAAAACGACTTACCCCTGCGGGCTTGTCGCCTGCAACATGTGGGACTGGCTTGACAAGAAAATCTGCAAATCGCTTGCAGAAGGTTTCCAAAATTTTGACCGCAAGATTCCGGGATTTATCGAGCAGGGCCTGATTGTCGCGCCCGAGACGCGAACAAGTTCCCCGGTACGCATCACGCGCAATAACGATACGCTAGAAAGCGTCAACACGCAGGGGCTCTTTGTGCTCGGTGAAGGCGCTGGCTATTCCGGCGGAATCGTCACAAGCGCCGCAGACGGCGTAAGACTCGCTGTACGAGCGAAGAGAAGCGAGTAA
- a CDS encoding YchJ family protein encodes MAQDLCPCGSGKEYGECCEPIIKGTTLAPSPEALMRSRYTAYVKHEIKWLKDSLEPTQRGDFDEPSVEAWSKESEWLGIEIKQTKTEEEKNIGWVEFNARFKQGNVTRNHHELGEFHKVGGAWFFYDGRAVKQETVKKTTPDVGRNDPCPCGSGKKYKKCCGAGK; translated from the coding sequence ATGGCACAAGATTTATGTCCCTGCGGATCTGGAAAAGAATACGGCGAATGCTGCGAACCCATTATCAAGGGAACCACCCTCGCCCCGAGCCCCGAAGCCCTCATGCGTTCCCGCTACACGGCCTACGTGAAGCACGAAATCAAGTGGCTCAAGGACTCCCTCGAACCCACGCAGCGTGGCGACTTTGACGAACCGAGCGTAGAAGCCTGGAGCAAGGAATCCGAATGGCTCGGCATCGAAATCAAGCAGACCAAGACCGAAGAAGAAAAGAACATCGGCTGGGTCGAATTCAACGCCCGCTTCAAGCAGGGTAACGTGACCCGCAACCACCACGAACTCGGCGAGTTCCACAAGGTGGGTGGCGCCTGGTTCTTCTATGACGGCCGTGCAGTGAAGCAGGAAACCGTGAAGAAGACCACTCCGGACGTGGGCCGCAACGACCCGTGCCCGTGCGGATCTGGCAAGAAATACAAGAAGTGCTGCGGCGCTGGCAAGTAA
- a CDS encoding metallophosphoesterase, producing MNSSIDFIGDIHGHYDELRLLLKQLGYVESSGAFRYPGGERSVVFLGDYIDRGSQSREVIDLVRAMRDAGSAVALMGNHEFNALCFWQQNGAGGSHVIHCIPGGYLREHSFNKVAIHTRTVESYKGRKKEFEDMLMFLRTLPFFIETPAFRAQHACFDRGAAEALKAQGISCFADGNFDELIARANDQFNEYEDSLFDPINYFLKGPEMNLPDGITFRDGEGVLRKRARIRWWIDPKGKTMRELSFQPGVELPACDVPAEVLGHDFYGEGERPVFFGHYWLTGLPKLIRGNVCCLDFSVAGYRGDGRLAAYRFDGEQTLDESKFVWVEAI from the coding sequence ATGAACTCCTCCATCGACTTTATTGGCGATATCCATGGCCATTACGACGAATTGCGGCTGCTTCTGAAACAGTTGGGCTATGTCGAATCGTCGGGCGCGTTCCGCTACCCGGGGGGCGAGCGTTCTGTCGTGTTTCTGGGGGACTACATCGATCGCGGGAGCCAGTCGCGCGAAGTGATTGACTTGGTACGTGCGATGCGCGACGCAGGTTCGGCGGTCGCCCTGATGGGGAACCACGAGTTCAATGCGCTCTGTTTTTGGCAGCAGAACGGAGCCGGCGGTTCTCACGTGATTCACTGCATCCCCGGGGGCTACCTGCGCGAGCACAGTTTCAACAAGGTGGCGATCCACACGAGGACTGTCGAGAGCTACAAGGGCCGGAAGAAGGAATTCGAGGACATGCTCATGTTCCTGAGGACGCTTCCGTTCTTTATCGAAACTCCTGCGTTCCGGGCCCAGCACGCCTGTTTTGACAGGGGTGCGGCCGAGGCGTTGAAGGCGCAGGGAATCAGTTGCTTTGCCGACGGGAACTTTGACGAACTTATCGCGCGTGCGAATGACCAGTTCAATGAGTATGAGGATTCACTCTTTGACCCTATAAACTACTTCTTGAAGGGGCCCGAGATGAACTTGCCCGACGGGATTACGTTCCGCGATGGGGAAGGCGTGCTCCGCAAGCGGGCGCGGATCCGGTGGTGGATTGACCCGAAGGGAAAGACGATGCGGGAACTCTCCTTCCAGCCGGGAGTGGAATTGCCAGCCTGCGATGTGCCGGCGGAAGTGCTCGGGCATGACTTTTATGGCGAAGGTGAACGCCCGGTGTTCTTCGGACACTACTGGCTGACCGGACTGCCGAAACTTATTCGGGGCAACGTGTGCTGCCTTGACTTTAGCGTGGCGGGCTACCGCGGCGACGGGCGTTTGGCGGCTTACCGCTTTGATGGCGAACAGACCCTGGACGAAAGCAAGTTCGTGTGGGTGGAGGCTATCTAG
- a CDS encoding penicillin-binding protein 1A: protein MQKIKPILNFLGSFLKKLFTDKKFIICLAILSAPVVLGIVGVIVTYNHFSSELPSLAQLEQINPKLVTNIYDMNGKIAHKYFVERREWVSFDSIPENAIHAVMATEDRAFYKHWGMNVWAIPSAIVESALSGKQLRGASTLTQQLTKLLFLTPERSISRKIKEAMTAIRIEQTYTKQEILEFYLNEVYLGGGNYGFQAAGKYYFGHSLDSLTIPEFAVLAGMLKAPESYRPDKHPKASLERRNTVLYAMYDAGYISKEDYRKYVATPIVLAEKEPETGAGLYYFEEIRKYMEKKYGQNSLYADGVSIYSTIDPDIQNVADSVAKATVAKYRAEFKKKAIKNLRLADKYEMDKDSIYAHFDSVYALFKQDYLSKDNGPNPKKWRYPPEVRYHEAQIAMVVIENETGAIRAMVGGNDFNESRYNRAVQSLRQPGSSFKPIVYSVAMDNGASPCDSVNDAPITMTDETAATGMWRPHNSEKNFEGMMTLRKALYRSKNIPAVLTASKYGLSAVVNYARAFGIRKAPLVAVPSLALGSVGATLLEMTSAYTVFPNGGTRIEPYMIESIEDKNGEAIEKNSKVESVVMKPPSAYLMVDILKDVNLRGTGYKVTASGFNHPSGGKTGTTNDYTDAWYIGFTKHYTMGVWIGFDQAVSMGVGHTGGNYALPPWIAVMTKIHKGLPQKSFPVPAGVIGKGVCNITGKLAGEYCTEKTYCLYTTNNYPDEVCDGDHYKVRTKSADDATLFSNKGSIEHSEGAKKTRKMF from the coding sequence ATGCAAAAAATCAAGCCTATTCTCAATTTTCTGGGTTCTTTCCTAAAGAAACTCTTTACGGACAAGAAATTCATCATTTGCCTCGCCATTCTGTCCGCACCCGTAGTTCTCGGAATCGTAGGCGTCATCGTGACCTACAACCATTTCTCCTCTGAGCTTCCGTCCCTCGCGCAGCTCGAACAGATCAACCCGAAACTCGTGACCAATATCTACGACATGAACGGGAAGATTGCGCACAAGTATTTCGTGGAACGCCGCGAATGGGTCAGTTTCGATTCCATTCCCGAAAACGCGATTCACGCCGTGATGGCTACCGAAGACCGAGCCTTCTACAAGCACTGGGGCATGAATGTCTGGGCCATCCCGTCCGCCATCGTCGAGAGCGCCCTGAGCGGAAAACAGCTCCGCGGAGCCTCCACCCTCACCCAGCAGTTGACCAAACTTCTTTTCCTTACGCCGGAACGCTCCATCTCCCGTAAAATCAAGGAAGCGATGACGGCCATCCGCATCGAGCAGACCTACACCAAGCAGGAAATCCTTGAATTTTACCTGAACGAGGTCTACCTAGGCGGAGGCAACTACGGTTTCCAGGCCGCAGGCAAGTACTACTTCGGTCACTCGCTCGACAGCCTCACGATTCCGGAATTCGCCGTCCTAGCCGGCATGCTCAAGGCGCCCGAATCCTACCGCCCCGACAAACACCCGAAAGCCTCGCTCGAACGCCGCAATACGGTGCTCTACGCCATGTACGATGCCGGCTACATCAGCAAGGAAGACTACCGCAAGTACGTGGCGACCCCGATTGTGCTCGCCGAGAAGGAACCGGAGACCGGAGCCGGACTCTACTACTTCGAAGAAATCCGCAAGTACATGGAAAAGAAGTACGGACAGAACTCGCTCTATGCCGACGGCGTTTCCATCTACAGTACCATTGACCCCGACATTCAGAACGTCGCCGACAGCGTGGCCAAGGCGACCGTCGCCAAGTACCGCGCGGAATTCAAGAAGAAGGCCATCAAGAACCTCAGGCTTGCCGACAAGTACGAGATGGACAAGGACTCCATCTACGCCCACTTTGACAGTGTCTACGCACTCTTCAAGCAGGATTACCTGAGCAAGGACAACGGACCGAACCCCAAGAAATGGCGCTACCCGCCCGAGGTCCGCTACCACGAGGCCCAGATTGCCATGGTCGTCATCGAGAACGAGACCGGCGCTATCCGCGCGATGGTCGGCGGTAACGACTTCAACGAATCCCGCTACAACCGAGCCGTGCAGTCCCTTCGCCAGCCGGGATCCTCCTTCAAGCCTATCGTCTACTCCGTAGCCATGGACAACGGCGCCAGCCCCTGCGACTCCGTGAACGACGCCCCCATCACCATGACCGACGAAACGGCGGCAACCGGCATGTGGCGTCCGCACAACTCCGAAAAGAACTTTGAAGGCATGATGACGCTCCGCAAGGCGCTCTACCGCTCCAAGAACATTCCCGCAGTCCTTACCGCATCGAAGTACGGTCTTAGCGCCGTGGTGAACTACGCCCGCGCATTCGGCATCCGCAAGGCTCCACTTGTTGCCGTCCCGAGCCTCGCCCTCGGTTCCGTGGGTGCAACCCTCCTCGAAATGACATCTGCCTATACGGTATTCCCGAACGGCGGTACGCGCATCGAGCCGTACATGATCGAATCTATCGAAGACAAGAACGGCGAGGCCATCGAGAAGAATTCCAAGGTCGAAAGCGTCGTGATGAAGCCCCCTTCAGCCTACCTGATGGTCGATATCCTCAAGGACGTGAACCTCCGCGGTACGGGCTACAAGGTGACCGCAAGCGGGTTTAACCATCCAAGCGGCGGCAAGACCGGTACGACGAACGACTACACCGATGCATGGTATATCGGCTTTACCAAGCACTACACCATGGGCGTGTGGATTGGCTTTGACCAGGCCGTTTCCATGGGCGTAGGCCACACGGGCGGCAACTACGCACTTCCGCCGTGGATTGCCGTGATGACGAAGATCCACAAGGGTCTCCCGCAGAAATCCTTCCCCGTTCCGGCAGGCGTTATCGGAAAGGGAGTATGCAACATTACAGGTAAACTAGCAGGCGAGTACTGCACCGAAAAGACATACTGCCTCTACACCACCAACAACTACCCTGACGAAGTCTGCGACGGCGACCACTACAAGGTGCGCACCAAGTCCGCAGATGACGCAACCCTGTTCAGCAACAAGGGCAGCATAGAGCATTCCGAAGGCGCGAAAAAGACGCGCAAGATGTTCTAA
- the rlmN gene encoding 23S rRNA (adenine(2503)-C(2))-methyltransferase RlmN, whose product MEWPRNIKSLTTDELKAWLRDVNEKQYRADQIQKWLFCQQVRSFDEMVNVPPALREKLAAQFSMLALKEDQHLVSTDGTVKWLFETHDGHHIETVMIPANGRFSVCVSTQIGCAQNCAFCRTAKMGFTRNLEAGEILEEILAVNWYLKDNGILDADGKIAQVTNIIFMGMGEPLNNLEQVHRVCCTLHNQSLFNMGAKRMTVSTSGVVPKIKELVDRNTPCCLAVSLNSTNNEYRSSVMPVNRVWPIEKLLEAVDDYIRRTDNYVTFEFVLIQGITCTPKAAKELIRICAPRRVKVNAIVLNDGDDPTLHAPTPEEVEDFLAAVRAAEIQITIRNPRGRDILAACGQLAYKKEGK is encoded by the coding sequence ATGGAATGGCCGCGCAACATAAAGTCCCTAACGACAGACGAGCTTAAGGCTTGGCTCAGGGACGTAAACGAAAAGCAGTACCGCGCCGACCAAATCCAGAAATGGCTTTTTTGCCAGCAGGTGCGCAGTTTCGACGAGATGGTGAACGTTCCGCCCGCGCTCCGCGAGAAACTCGCTGCGCAGTTCAGCATGCTCGCCCTCAAGGAAGACCAGCACCTCGTCTCTACCGACGGTACAGTAAAATGGCTCTTTGAGACCCACGACGGTCACCATATCGAAACGGTGATGATCCCTGCGAACGGTCGTTTTTCCGTATGCGTATCCACGCAGATTGGCTGCGCGCAGAACTGCGCCTTCTGCCGTACCGCCAAGATGGGTTTCACCAGGAACCTCGAAGCAGGCGAAATCCTCGAAGAAATCCTCGCCGTAAACTGGTACCTCAAAGATAACGGCATCCTCGACGCCGACGGAAAGATTGCCCAGGTCACCAACATCATCTTCATGGGAATGGGCGAACCGCTCAACAACCTGGAACAGGTACACCGCGTGTGCTGCACGCTGCATAACCAGAGCCTGTTCAACATGGGCGCAAAGCGCATGACCGTGAGCACCTCGGGCGTCGTCCCGAAAATAAAGGAACTTGTAGACAGGAACACACCCTGCTGCCTCGCGGTAAGCCTCAACAGCACGAACAACGAGTACCGTTCGTCCGTGATGCCCGTAAACAGGGTCTGGCCCATCGAGAAACTGCTCGAGGCGGTCGATGACTACATCCGCCGCACCGACAACTACGTCACTTTCGAATTCGTCCTCATCCAGGGAATCACCTGTACACCGAAGGCAGCAAAGGAACTTATCCGCATTTGCGCCCCCCGCCGCGTGAAGGTGAACGCCATCGTGCTTAACGACGGGGACGACCCGACACTCCACGCTCCGACTCCGGAAGAAGTAGAAGACTTCCTCGCCGCAGTCCGGGCAGCCGAAATTCAAATAACGATCCGCAATCCGCGTGGCCGCGACATTCTCGCCGCCTGCGGACAGCTTGCGTACAAAAAGGAAGGTAAATAA
- a CDS encoding methyltransferase — protein sequence MLTQNLPEFWDNLYANGKDYWNFKKATPALLEFFKHPSCPATGSVLVPGAGFGYDAEAWAKRGHDVLAVDFAATAVDELDHLSRAHKNLRSLDLDLFTLSPKDPKRGGQLFDIVYDYGTFSAIHPGRRDEFFEVCYKMLKDDGLFICLMYPLINGKTLQGPPHCTSEGELMARLDGVFDIVERIPAVNSLPGREGKEEFWLMKKCL from the coding sequence ATGTTAACGCAGAACCTCCCGGAATTCTGGGACAATCTCTATGCCAACGGCAAGGATTACTGGAATTTCAAGAAGGCGACTCCGGCCCTGCTTGAATTCTTCAAGCACCCCTCCTGCCCCGCCACGGGCTCCGTACTGGTTCCCGGTGCAGGCTTCGGCTACGATGCCGAGGCATGGGCAAAGCGCGGGCACGATGTCCTCGCAGTCGATTTCGCTGCAACCGCAGTCGACGAACTGGACCACCTGAGCCGTGCGCACAAGAACCTGCGTTCCCTCGACCTCGACCTGTTCACGCTCTCCCCCAAGGACCCGAAACGCGGCGGACAGCTGTTCGACATCGTGTACGACTACGGTACGTTCTCCGCAATCCACCCGGGGCGCCGTGATGAATTTTTCGAAGTCTGCTACAAGATGCTCAAGGACGATGGACTCTTCATCTGCCTCATGTACCCGCTCATAAACGGCAAGACCCTCCAAGGTCCGCCGCACTGCACCAGCGAAGGCGAACTCATGGCACGCCTCGACGGCGTATTCGACATCGTCGAGCGCATTCCGGCAGTCAACAGCCTCCCCGGCCGCGAAGGCAAGGAAGAATTCTGGCTGATGAAGAAGTGCCTGTAA
- a CDS encoding cytochrome c biogenesis protein, producing MASLKVTAAVIVAFLVLTFWGVLAQANAEAAGFSASVAVDRFFDSFFIWALGVVPLPAFKSIAVVASLHLIASMAFRLPRGFKNVSLWLMHVALLTLLVGGVVGSAMKQEYNGFSSSTTQKVKFFAANDSLGAEPVNLDESVLLEGWPYYAHFRGDLPMSKDKVISMYKVYYDPFHFVPYVFMVLFLLGAAFHYVVKVRLSRKSTSRKGAKIVSVLALAMLALPMDARADEIPDDALIWFSVDGKAPVIADGVVRPFDSFARGILDDLSGRVTYKCREKDFCDGKESAVNIVGWIKDLPEKARNLALFKVLRSDVLQALRLPEDRRYVSYAELTQSRSLLELYASRDDEHPATLEMRRLYSNVLQYEAVKNKTAFTVVEESSSASVNAKRLATEVFYHKANFALIAFVLAFIACLLASLNMVFKSRKLDVAANGACIATAGVLVVLFALRTYVAARAPLSSLYEIVLLVAMLLMAFEAGAFVFCKKRTFTLMVPVTFMAAVLLFFAKFVLEPGDTFRPIPAVLNSSVFLTVHVFTIALGFAAMILSGVVAHVALFRASIASAVSSEKDLAASPLDSLLYGTLVFGAVFTVIGTLLGGVWADYAWGRFWGFDPKECGALFVILWAMLLLHLRSGRLVNARTFALFNCFNVIVTFLCWFGVNLLGVGLHSYGFQNGTAMWLGVFEIADVLFIVLIERFVKLRLK from the coding sequence ATGGCGTCGCTGAAGGTGACTGCGGCGGTCATTGTCGCCTTCCTGGTGCTCACGTTCTGGGGAGTGCTGGCACAGGCGAATGCGGAAGCGGCTGGCTTTTCGGCGTCGGTCGCCGTGGATCGTTTCTTTGACAGTTTCTTTATATGGGCACTGGGCGTGGTCCCGCTCCCTGCTTTCAAGAGCATTGCGGTTGTAGCCTCGCTACACTTGATCGCGAGCATGGCTTTCCGGTTGCCCCGCGGGTTCAAGAATGTTAGCCTCTGGCTTATGCACGTTGCCCTGCTTACCTTGCTTGTTGGTGGCGTTGTCGGGAGCGCCATGAAGCAGGAATATAACGGGTTCTCTAGTTCGACCACGCAGAAGGTCAAGTTTTTTGCGGCAAATGATAGCCTGGGTGCGGAGCCCGTGAATCTGGATGAATCCGTTCTCCTCGAAGGCTGGCCCTACTACGCGCATTTCCGGGGTGACCTGCCTATGTCGAAGGACAAGGTCATCTCGATGTACAAGGTTTATTATGACCCGTTCCATTTCGTGCCGTACGTGTTCATGGTGCTGTTCCTGCTGGGAGCGGCGTTCCATTATGTGGTGAAGGTGCGTTTGTCTCGGAAATCAACATCTCGAAAGGGCGCAAAAATCGTGTCGGTGTTGGCGCTCGCGATGCTTGCCCTGCCGATGGATGCACGGGCTGACGAAATTCCGGATGATGCCCTGATATGGTTCTCGGTGGATGGAAAGGCTCCGGTGATTGCGGATGGCGTAGTGCGTCCGTTTGACTCTTTTGCGCGAGGAATCCTCGATGATTTGAGCGGGCGAGTTACATACAAGTGCCGGGAAAAGGATTTTTGCGACGGGAAGGAGTCTGCCGTAAACATTGTTGGGTGGATAAAGGATTTGCCGGAAAAAGCAAGGAACCTGGCACTGTTCAAGGTGTTGCGCAGCGATGTCTTGCAGGCGTTACGCTTGCCTGAAGACCGCCGTTATGTGAGCTATGCGGAGTTGACGCAATCACGCAGTTTGTTGGAACTCTATGCGAGCCGGGATGATGAACATCCGGCGACTCTCGAGATGCGGCGACTCTATTCGAATGTGTTGCAGTACGAGGCGGTAAAGAATAAAACTGCATTTACCGTTGTCGAGGAGTCTTCATCGGCGTCGGTGAATGCAAAACGGCTTGCGACGGAAGTGTTCTACCATAAGGCGAATTTTGCCTTGATTGCCTTTGTCCTAGCGTTTATCGCCTGCCTGCTTGCCTCGTTGAATATGGTGTTCAAGTCGCGGAAACTCGATGTCGCTGCGAATGGGGCCTGCATTGCGACAGCGGGTGTCCTTGTGGTTCTTTTCGCCTTGCGCACATACGTTGCCGCCCGCGCTCCGCTTTCGAGCCTGTACGAAATCGTGTTGCTTGTTGCTATGCTCTTGATGGCCTTTGAGGCGGGGGCGTTTGTTTTCTGCAAGAAGAGAACCTTCACGCTCATGGTTCCCGTGACATTCATGGCGGCGGTGCTCCTGTTCTTCGCGAAGTTCGTGCTGGAACCGGGCGATACGTTCCGGCCCATCCCGGCGGTGCTGAATTCCTCGGTATTCCTCACGGTACACGTGTTCACGATTGCACTCGGTTTTGCGGCCATGATCCTTTCGGGTGTCGTGGCGCACGTGGCGCTGTTCCGTGCATCTATTGCCAGCGCGGTATCTTCAGAAAAGGATCTCGCAGCCTCTCCGCTCGATTCGCTCCTGTACGGCACGCTTGTGTTTGGCGCTGTATTTACCGTAATCGGCACGCTCCTGGGCGGCGTGTGGGCGGACTATGCGTGGGGCCGCTTCTGGGGATTCGACCCGAAGGAATGTGGCGCGCTTTTCGTTATCCTGTGGGCGATGCTCCTTTTGCATTTGCGCTCTGGTCGCCTAGTGAATGCTCGTACCTTCGCCCTGTTCAACTGCTTCAACGTGATTGTGACCTTCCTCTGCTGGTTCGGCGTGAACCTGCTCGGGGTAGGGCTGCACAGTTACGGGTTCCAGAACGGCACCGCTATGTGGCTAGGTGTATTTGAGATTGCCGATGTGCTGTTCATCGTGCTTATTGAACGTTTTGTCAAGTTACGTCTAAAATAA